The DNA segment CCCACCAGAATAGTGATGATCCAACCCATGATTTGACCTCCAGGACGTTGAGTTTCAACGATCAACCACTCGTTGTGATGGCACAATGAGACTCGGCCCCGGCTGTTAGTGTGTGATCGGATACCTTCTCAAGGCTGACCCAAGGCGGGGTGGAGGTCCGGCGAATCTCGGCTAAGGAAGAGCTGGGAACACGTTCGCAGGCGCCTCATCTCTGACGGCGAGCTGACGCCACGGCGCCGCCGCCTCCCCTGTCTTGATCCCTGGAAGCTGACCCGGGCCGTCGCCGCTAGCATGGTCGGACTTGGCCGCCCGCGCGCGGCACGGAGGAACGCCCCATGCCCGGACTCATCGAACGTTACCGCGAGTACCTGCCCGTCACCGACCGGACGCCCGCCCTGACCCTACACGAGGGGGACACACCGCTGATCCCCGCGCCGAGGCTGAGCGCCCACCTGGGGGTGGACCTTTACCTGAAGTACGAGGGGTTGAATCCCACCGGGAGCTTCAAGGACCGCGGCATGGTGATGGCCGTCGCCAAGGCGGTCGAGGCCGGAGCCGACACCATCATCTGCGCGAGCACCGGGAATACCAGCGCCGCCGCCGCCGCGTATGCCGCCCGGTCGGGACTGAAGTGCATCGTGCTGATCCCGGACGGCAACATCGCGCTGGGCAAGCTCGCGCAGGCGATGGCCTACGGGGCGCGGATCGTGGCGATCAACGGCAACTTCGACGTGGCGCTGAAACTCGTGCGGCAGATCAGCGACGAGCACCCCATCGCGCTGGTGAACTCGGTGAACCCCTACCGCCTGCAAGGGCAGAAGACGGGCGCCTTCGAGGTCGTGGACGTGCTGGGCCGCGCGCCCGACATCCTCGCCATCCCGGTGGGGAACGCGGGCAACATCAGCGCGTACTGGATGGGCTTCCGGGAGTACCACGGGGCGGGCAGGAGTGACGCCCTGCCGAAGATGTGGGGCTTTCAGGCGGAGGGGGCGGCTCCCTTCGTGCGCAACGCCATCGTGGACGAGCCGCAGACCATCGCCACGGCGATCCGGATCGGGAACCCGGCGAGCGCCCACCTCGCGCGGGCGGCGGTGCGGGAGAGCGGCGGGCTCTTCGACATGGCGTCCGACGACGAGATCATGCACGCCTACAACCTCGTGGCGCAGGAGGGCGTGTTCTGCGAGCCCGCCAGCGCGACCCCGGTCGCTGGGCTGCTGAAGATGCACGCCGCCGGAAAGCTCACGCCCGGTCAGACGGTCGTCGCCGTGTTGACGGGCAACGGCCTGAAGGACCCCAACGCCGCGATGCGCGCGGTCGAGGCGCCGAAGGGCATCGAGGCGAACATGGAGCGGGTGCTGGAGAGCATTCTTTGAGGAGCTTCCAGCGGCCAGCGGCCAGCGACCGGCGGACGGCGTGACCCCCTTCATCGTCCGCGCCCCGGCGTCGAGCGCGAACCTCGGCCCCGGCTTCGACAGCCTAGGGCTGAGCGTGCCCCTCTTCACGACCGTGCGGGTCACAGGGCAGGACGTGACGGAAGTCGTGCCGCTGGGGCCCGAGTTGGAAGGCACACCCGCCGACGAGACGAATTACGTCTACCGAGCGATGCTCCTCGCGGCGAAGCGGGTGGGACGGAGCCTGCCGCCCGCCCGGGTGGAAATCGAGACCGAGGTGCCGCTGGCGCGCGGGCTGGGGAGCAGCGCGGCCGCCCTCGTCGCCGGGATCGTCGCTGGGAACGAGTTGCTGGGGCGGCCCCTGGACGACGAGGCGGTGCTCGACGTGGCGGCACGCGAGGAGGGGCACCCCGACAACGTGGCCCCGGCGCTCTTCGGCGGAATCGTGGTCGCCACGCTCGACAAATTGGGCACCCACTACGTTCGGCTGGAGCCACCCGCACACCTCGGCGTCACCGTCCTGATCCCCGAATTCGAGCTGTCCACGAGCAAGGCCCGCGCCGTGCTGCCCAAGGAGTACAGCCGGGCGGACGCGGTGCACGCCCTCTCGCACGCCGCGCTCCTCGCCGCCGCGCTCTCGCAGGGCCGCCTTGACCTGCTGCGGCACGCGATGCAGGATTACATCCACCAGATCTGGCGCGCGCCCCTGGTGCCCGGGCTGAGCGACATCCTGGAGGAGGCGCACCGTCACGGCGCTCTGGGAGCCGCCCTCAGCGGCGCGGGGCCCACGGTGCTGTGCTTCCACGACACGCGGGAGGAGACGGTGAGACTACACGCCTACCTGCACGGCGTCATGCGGAAGAACGGGCTGACGGGGCGGGTGGAGGACTTTCCCATCGACACCGCGGGCACGGTGGTCAGTCGGGAACCGGGCGCGGCGTCGGAGAGGCGTTGACCTCAGCCCCCCTTCGCCCGCCGCTCGCTGCTCCGCACAGGGAGGGGCGCGTCCGCCACAACTCCGGCAGGTTGCCCGTGGTGTTCGATCTGCACCCTCGGCAACAGCCTGTCCAGCCACCCCGGCAGCCACCAGTTCCACCTTCCCGCGATCTTGAGGAAGGCGGGCACGAGCACGAGGCGCACGAGCGTCGCGTCGAGGGCCACGGCGACCGCCAGCCCCAGCCCGATGCTCTTGTTGGCGACGACGCGCCCGGCGATGAAGGCGCAGAAGACGATGAACATGATCACCGCCGCCGAGGTGATGATCCGGGCGGTGCGGCCCACGGCGAGCACGACGGCCTCGTCGTTGGGATGGCCGCGTAACACCTCCTCCTGCACGCGGGAGAGCAGGAAAATCTCGTAGTCCATGCTCAGGCCGAAGAGGACCGCGAAGAGCAGCAGCGGCAGGCTGGAGTCGAGCACCCCCACGTCCTGCGGGATGCCCAGGGGCGCGGCGAGGAAGCCCCCCTGCACGACGAGGGTGACGACCCCGTAGGCCGCGCCGACTGTCAGCGCGTTCATCACGATGCTCTTGAGCGGCACGAGCAGGCTGCGGAAGGCGACCATCAGCAGCACGAAGGTCGCCGCGAAGACGGTCAGGACGGCGGCGGGAAAGGCGTCCGTGATGGCGTGGCTGAACTCCCGCTCCCCGATGGGCGCCCCGCCGAGCAGGAAGGGAAAGCCGCTTTCCCGCAGCGTCCCCCGCAGCCGGGTCTCGAAGGGGTCGATTCTACCGGCGCGCAGGTACGTCTCGGGGATCACCGTCACGCGCAAGAGGGAGCGGTCGGCGCTGAAGGAGCGGCGGGTGAGGAGACTCAGGGCGCCGAGGGAATCCGTCCCCACGCCCGTCACATTCCCTCCCGCGAGGTCGGCGGGCGTCAGGAAGGGGCTGATGACGGTCCGCACGCCGGGCAGGGCGCGGAGGTCTTCCACCACCTCCCGGAAACGGGCGCGTTCCTCCGGGCCGTACCGCCGCCCCTGAAGATCGAGGACGACCTCGAACTGGCTGAGGAGGCCGCCCGAGCCCAGGTCGCGCACGTCGGCGAGGGCGTCGCGGCTCTCCACACCGGAAGTCAGGCCCCACGCCCCCGCGTACCCCGTCCGCATGTCGCGTGCCGGGAGGGCGAGTACGAGCAG comes from the Deinococcus aestuarii genome and includes:
- the thrC gene encoding threonine synthase, giving the protein MPGLIERYREYLPVTDRTPALTLHEGDTPLIPAPRLSAHLGVDLYLKYEGLNPTGSFKDRGMVMAVAKAVEAGADTIICASTGNTSAAAAAYAARSGLKCIVLIPDGNIALGKLAQAMAYGARIVAINGNFDVALKLVRQISDEHPIALVNSVNPYRLQGQKTGAFEVVDVLGRAPDILAIPVGNAGNISAYWMGFREYHGAGRSDALPKMWGFQAEGAAPFVRNAIVDEPQTIATAIRIGNPASAHLARAAVRESGGLFDMASDDEIMHAYNLVAQEGVFCEPASATPVAGLLKMHAAGKLTPGQTVVAVLTGNGLKDPNAAMRAVEAPKGIEANMERVLESIL
- the thrB gene encoding homoserine kinase, encoding MTPFIVRAPASSANLGPGFDSLGLSVPLFTTVRVTGQDVTEVVPLGPELEGTPADETNYVYRAMLLAAKRVGRSLPPARVEIETEVPLARGLGSSAAALVAGIVAGNELLGRPLDDEAVLDVAAREEGHPDNVAPALFGGIVVATLDKLGTHYVRLEPPAHLGVTVLIPEFELSTSKARAVLPKEYSRADAVHALSHAALLAAALSQGRLDLLRHAMQDYIHQIWRAPLVPGLSDILEEAHRHGALGAALSGAGPTVLCFHDTREETVRLHAYLHGVMRKNGLTGRVEDFPIDTAGTVVSREPGAASERR
- a CDS encoding MMPL family transporter, yielding MRLLSRFVARHPWPVVACWVLLALLSAYPASLAPRALSANPGALKDAESTRVTTLLRERFGETDTNTALLVTRLDPPLTTPEGRATHDRFVRGLEEVPGVTRVLPGGAQGAVPTVSADGALALTVAQIPLLEGATETLARVRAYADRAEREAGAGRLDVRVTGGQAIADDFTEFAEGDTKRSEFAALPLTGLVLLLVFGALVATGLPLVIGVLSITVAMAGVYGLTRVTEVSTFAQSVVTLLGLGAGIDYALLMVNRFREELVRDGDSRAAASRTVLTAGRSVLFSGLTVAIAMAALILPPIAFVRSMGLGGVLAVLLTVLASVTVLPALLALLGERVNSPRVLRFTWSQNAAASGAWTAFARRVTARPWLAVVLSTLFLLVLALPARDMRTGYAGAWGLTSGVESRDALADVRDLGSGGLLSQFEVVLDLQGRRYGPEERARFREVVEDLRALPGVRTVISPFLTPADLAGGNVTGVGTDSLGALSLLTRRSFSADRSLLRVTVIPETYLRAGRIDPFETRLRGTLRESGFPFLLGGAPIGEREFSHAITDAFPAAVLTVFAATFVLLMVAFRSLLVPLKSIVMNALTVGAAYGVVTLVVQGGFLAAPLGIPQDVGVLDSSLPLLLFAVLFGLSMDYEIFLLSRVQEEVLRGHPNDEAVVLAVGRTARIITSAAVIMFIVFCAFIAGRVVANKSIGLGLAVAVALDATLVRLVLVPAFLKIAGRWNWWLPGWLDRLLPRVQIEHHGQPAGVVADAPLPVRSSERRAKGG